A window of Polaribacter litorisediminis contains these coding sequences:
- a CDS encoding PIN domain-containing protein, translated as MIHSVRFKCVLDTNVIYPIEIRDLLFCFAYYDMFTPKWSEHIFDEWKDIMSRKGVSLEESSKRANRANQAFPDALVNNYSGLISSLKLPDPKDRHVLAAAIKTNANVIVTNNIKDFPKEYLASFGLTAKTADDFLTDIVDLNPDLAVKAFKELVLNRRNPDLDEFQVLDILRNRGLKDTADFLHTQL; from the coding sequence ATGATTCATAGTGTTAGATTTAAATGTGTCCTAGATACAAATGTTATTTATCCAATTGAGATTAGAGATTTACTTTTCTGTTTTGCATATTATGATATGTTTACTCCAAAATGGAGTGAGCATATTTTTGATGAATGGAAAGACATAATGTCGAGAAAAGGTGTAAGCTTAGAGGAATCAAGTAAAAGAGCTAATAGAGCAAATCAAGCATTCCCTGATGCTTTGGTTAATAATTATTCGGGTTTAATCAGTAGCCTTAAACTACCAGACCCTAAAGATAGACACGTTTTGGCAGCTGCTATTAAGACAAATGCAAATGTTATTGTTACAAACAACATTAAGGATTTTCCAAAAGAATATTTAGCATCTTTTGGTTTAACAGCAAAAACTGCTGACGACTTTCTCACAGATATCGTTGATTTAAATCCAGATCTGGCTGTCAAAGCTTTTAAAGAGCTAGTTTTGAATAGAAGAAATCCTGATTTGGATGAGTTTCAAGTTTTGGATATATTAAGAAATCGAGGATTAAAAGATACTGCTGATTTTCTACATACTCAGTTATAG
- a CDS encoding helix-turn-helix domain-containing protein has protein sequence METFKKINRPSKDEQKLAIESYDALASVIEQLKSENPEIEIEETQEKIKIPLSALKFLGEILKAMSQGKPFSLVPVATEITTQKAAEILGCSRPHLVKLLEEGEIEFTKVGKHRRVKFEDVMKHKKSMKKIQKQHIIDMMKSDEELGLYDS, from the coding sequence ATGGAAACTTTTAAGAAAATCAATAGGCCTTCGAAAGATGAGCAAAAATTAGCAATAGAATCCTATGATGCTTTGGCTTCTGTAATAGAACAATTGAAGTCGGAAAATCCAGAGATAGAAATTGAAGAAACTCAAGAAAAAATTAAAATTCCTTTAAGTGCTTTAAAATTTCTTGGTGAAATATTAAAAGCAATGAGCCAAGGAAAGCCTTTTTCACTTGTCCCAGTTGCGACAGAGATCACAACTCAAAAAGCTGCTGAAATTTTAGGTTGTTCAAGACCTCATTTAGTTAAACTTCTTGAAGAAGGTGAAATTGAATTCACTAAAGTTGGTAAACATAGAAGGGTTAAATTTGAAGATGTTATGAAACATAAAAAGAGCATGAAGAAAATTCAGAAACAGCATATTATTGATATGATGAAGTCGGATGAAGAATTAGGTTTATATGATTCATAG
- a CDS encoding mobile mystery protein A — protein sequence MRNKKKLLVEQLDQKLAYFKDAGMILVPQKGWVNTIRTTLNMTRDQLGTKLDLTKGAIQKIEEREATGQITINKLKDVGNALNMKFIYGFIPKDGTIESLINLKAEKLARKIVLRTNQNMKLEDQGISEDKIEHSINDLANEIKREMRKSLWD from the coding sequence ATGAGAAACAAGAAAAAACTACTCGTAGAACAATTAGACCAAAAACTGGCTTATTTTAAAGATGCAGGAATGATCCTGGTCCCACAAAAAGGATGGGTAAATACTATTAGAACCACTCTTAATATGACAAGAGACCAATTAGGGACCAAACTTGACTTGACTAAAGGAGCTATTCAAAAAATCGAAGAACGTGAAGCTACAGGTCAGATAACTATAAACAAACTAAAGGATGTTGGCAATGCCTTGAATATGAAGTTTATATATGGTTTTATTCCTAAAGATGGGACCATCGAAAGTCTAATCAACTTAAAGGCTGAAAAACTGGCCCGAAAAATTGTTTTAAGGACCAATCAAAATATGAAATTAGAGGACCAAGGAATCAGTGAAGATAAAATTGAACATTCCATAAATGACTTGGCTAATGAAATAAAAAGGGAAATGAGAAAGTCATTATGGGATTAG
- a CDS encoding mobile mystery protein B, giving the protein MGLDLKYADGQTPLDEDEKEGLKIKLITTQKELDEFEQLNIENAVEWTIRANLKPEKILTEKFIKDLHKKMYGDVWKWAGEFRKTDKNIGIKWTQIGIELKNLIDDTKYWLTNKTYPPKEIAIRFKHRIVAIHCFPNGNGRHSRMMADIIIESIFGKEIFSWHQSNMVSLDATRKEYIIALREADNGHIIPLITFAEN; this is encoded by the coding sequence ATGGGATTAGATTTAAAATACGCAGATGGCCAAACACCTTTAGATGAAGACGAAAAAGAAGGTCTAAAAATAAAATTAATAACAACTCAAAAAGAACTCGATGAATTTGAACAGTTAAATATTGAAAATGCTGTAGAATGGACTATTCGAGCTAATTTAAAACCTGAAAAAATATTGACTGAAAAGTTTATAAAAGATTTACACAAAAAAATGTACGGCGATGTTTGGAAATGGGCAGGTGAATTTAGAAAGACTGACAAAAACATTGGAATAAAATGGACTCAAATCGGAATAGAACTGAAAAATCTAATTGATGACACTAAATATTGGTTAACTAACAAGACTTATCCACCTAAAGAAATTGCTATTAGATTTAAACATAGAATCGTAGCAATTCACTGCTTTCCCAATGGAAATGGTAGACACTCAAGAATGATGGCTGATATAATTATTGAATCTATTTTCGGAAAAGAAATTTTCAGCTGGCACCAGTCAAATATGGTTAGCCTAGATGCAACAAGAAAAGAGTATATCATAGCATTAAGAGAAGCTGACAATGGACATATAATACCATTAATAACATTTGCAGAAAACTAA
- the trxA gene encoding thioredoxin: MALEITDANFDEVVLQSDKPVLVDFWAAWCGPCRMVGPIVDEIHAEYEGKAIVGKVDVDANQEFAAKYGVRNIPTVLIFKNGEVIDKQVGVAPKKTYTGKIDAAL, from the coding sequence ATGGCATTAGAAATCACAGACGCAAATTTTGACGAAGTAGTATTACAATCAGACAAACCAGTATTGGTAGACTTTTGGGCAGCTTGGTGCGGACCTTGTAGAATGGTAGGGCCAATTGTAGATGAAATTCACGCTGAATATGAAGGAAAAGCAATTGTAGGTAAAGTTGATGTAGATGCTAATCAAGAATTTGCTGCTAAATATGGTGTTCGTAACATACCAACTGTTTTAATCTTTAAAAACGGAGAAGTGATTGATAAGCAAGTAGGAGTTGCTCCTAAAAAAACCTATACAGGTAAGATTGATGCTGCATTATAG
- the metF gene encoding methylenetetrahydrofolate reductase [NAD(P)H] has product MKITDHIKKSNGKTLFSFEIIPPKKGKNIQELYNNIDPLMEFNPPFIDVTTSREEYVYIEKEGLLDRKLTRMRPGTVGICAAIKHKYNVDTVPHVLCGGFTKEETEYLLVDCHYLGIDNVMALRGDAMSHQKYFEASNGGHKYAKDLVTQIQNLNCGKYLHDVMEATNKADFCIGVAGYPEKHLEAPSLQTDLKRLKEKVAAGADYVVTQMFFDNQKYFEFVEAAKKMGIHIPIIPGIKPIAVQRHLQLLPQVFRIDLPETLIHSVESCKTSKEVRQVGIEWAIQQSRELLAAGVPVLHYYSMGKSDNIQAIAKELF; this is encoded by the coding sequence ATGAAAATTACAGATCACATTAAAAAATCGAACGGAAAAACATTATTTTCTTTTGAAATAATTCCGCCCAAAAAAGGAAAAAATATTCAGGAATTATACAACAATATTGATCCTTTAATGGAATTTAATCCACCTTTTATAGACGTAACCACTTCGAGGGAAGAATATGTGTATATAGAAAAAGAAGGTTTATTAGATAGAAAACTTACAAGAATGCGACCAGGAACTGTGGGTATTTGTGCAGCAATAAAACACAAATATAATGTTGATACTGTGCCCCATGTGTTGTGTGGAGGTTTTACAAAAGAAGAAACAGAATACTTGCTGGTAGATTGTCATTATCTAGGAATTGATAATGTAATGGCGTTAAGAGGAGATGCGATGAGTCATCAAAAATATTTTGAAGCTTCAAATGGAGGTCATAAATATGCAAAAGATTTAGTTACTCAAATTCAGAATTTAAATTGTGGAAAATATTTACATGATGTAATGGAAGCGACCAATAAAGCAGATTTTTGTATTGGTGTTGCTGGGTATCCTGAGAAACACTTGGAGGCGCCTTCTTTACAAACCGATTTAAAGCGTTTAAAAGAAAAAGTAGCTGCAGGCGCAGATTATGTGGTAACGCAAATGTTTTTTGACAATCAGAAGTATTTTGAGTTTGTAGAGGCTGCAAAAAAAATGGGGATTCATATTCCTATAATCCCAGGGATTAAGCCAATTGCTGTGCAACGACATCTGCAATTATTGCCACAGGTTTTTAGAATCGATTTGCCAGAAACTTTAATTCATAGTGTAGAAAGTTGTAAAACGAGTAAAGAGGTTCGTCAAGTGGGGATAGAATGGGCAATTCAGCAATCTAGAGAATTATTAGCGGCAGGCGTTCCAGTTTTACATTATTATTCTATGGGTAAAAGTGATAATATTCAGGCAATTGCGAAAGAGTTGTTTTAA
- a CDS encoding vitamin B12 dependent-methionine synthase activation domain-containing protein has protein sequence MKVKQTKYMHLSGLEPLVLNENSNFINVGERTNVAGSKKFLRLIKEEKFDEALDVARHQVDGGAQIIDINFDDGLIDGKEAMVRFLNLIAAEPDICRVPMMIDSSKWEIIEAGLQVVQGKCIVNSISLKEGEDKFIWEAKQIKRYGAAVIVMAFDEVGQADNYERRIEIAKRSYKILVDIVHFPSEDIIFDLNIFPVATGMDEHKRNAIDFIEGTRWVRENLPNVSVSGGVSNVSFSFRGNNGVREAMHSVFLYHAIQAGMNIGIVNPALLEVYDDIPKDLLERVEDVILDRREDATERLLDFAETVKGSKKEAGADLSWREKSLQEKITHALVKGIDAFIIEDVEQARQEASAPIEVIEGHLMIGMNVVGDLFGAGKMFLPQVVKSARVMKKAVGYLNPFIEEAKKAPSALKGGTSQQTKKIDYRKLADPILYDRLKEFAKEMRNKPTEAEKMLWNVLSNKQLDEHKFRRQHIIGPYITDFICLKLKLVIEIDGLIHQLPENKENDKQRTEWLESKGLSVVRFTNEDVLFNLDKVIEVIRKNAQVPLSGAEGAGKILMATVKGDVHDIGKNIVSVVLGCNNYQIVDLGVMVPPEKIIETAKRENVDVIGLSGLITPSLDEMVYLAKEMERQNFKIPLLIGGATTSKAHTAVKIDTQYKNAVVHVNDASRAVTVVGDLLNKKTSHLYVAKLKKDYDEFRVKFLKRGKEKSYISIEEARRRKYKIDWKMTEIKKPKELGIQVLKQLSLKELVPFIDWSPFFRSWDLHGKYPSILTDNIVGEQATQLFEDAQKMMQEIIAKQLLKPKAVFGLFEANTVNDDDISVQKKGKEVAVFRTLRQQLKKRPGIPNIALSDFIAPKETGKTDYMGSFCVAIFGAQELADSYKDKEDDYNAIMAQAIADRFAEALAEYLHKQIRTKHWGYDADEGLTNEDLIKENYKGIRPAPGYPACPDHLEKETIWDLLQVRENIGVTLTESLAMWPAAAVSGYYFANKEAKYFGLGKITNDQVTDFAERKGITKEKARKWLHPTLAEE, from the coding sequence ATGAAAGTAAAACAAACTAAATATATGCATTTGTCTGGTTTAGAACCTTTAGTTCTAAACGAAAACAGCAATTTTATAAATGTTGGAGAACGAACAAATGTAGCGGGATCTAAAAAATTCTTACGTTTAATAAAAGAAGAGAAATTCGATGAAGCTTTAGATGTTGCAAGACATCAAGTTGATGGAGGTGCACAAATTATCGATATTAATTTTGATGATGGTTTGATTGATGGAAAAGAAGCCATGGTACGTTTCTTAAATTTAATTGCTGCTGAGCCAGATATTTGCAGAGTACCAATGATGATTGATAGCTCTAAATGGGAAATCATTGAAGCAGGTTTGCAAGTTGTGCAAGGAAAATGTATAGTAAACTCCATTTCATTAAAAGAAGGTGAAGACAAATTTATTTGGGAAGCAAAGCAAATAAAACGCTACGGTGCTGCGGTAATTGTCATGGCTTTTGATGAAGTTGGGCAAGCAGATAATTATGAACGTAGAATAGAAATAGCCAAACGTTCTTATAAAATATTGGTAGACATTGTCCACTTTCCATCCGAAGATATTATTTTCGATTTAAATATATTTCCTGTTGCGACAGGGATGGATGAGCATAAAAGAAATGCCATCGATTTTATTGAAGGAACCAGATGGGTGCGAGAAAATTTACCCAATGTTTCCGTGAGTGGTGGTGTTAGCAATGTATCTTTTTCATTCAGAGGAAATAATGGCGTTCGAGAAGCAATGCATTCCGTGTTTTTGTATCACGCTATTCAGGCAGGTATGAATATAGGAATTGTAAATCCTGCTTTGTTAGAGGTTTATGATGACATTCCTAAAGATTTATTAGAACGGGTAGAAGATGTTATTCTTGACAGAAGAGAAGATGCTACCGAAAGGTTGTTAGATTTTGCAGAAACTGTAAAAGGCTCTAAAAAAGAAGCAGGTGCAGATCTATCTTGGAGAGAAAAATCTTTACAAGAAAAAATTACACATGCTTTAGTGAAGGGAATTGATGCTTTTATCATAGAAGATGTAGAGCAAGCAAGGCAAGAAGCTTCTGCACCAATTGAAGTCATCGAAGGGCATTTAATGATCGGTATGAACGTGGTTGGAGATTTATTTGGTGCAGGAAAAATGTTTTTGCCACAGGTGGTAAAATCGGCAAGAGTAATGAAAAAAGCAGTGGGGTATTTAAATCCTTTTATAGAGGAAGCAAAAAAAGCCCCCTCCGCCCTCAAAGGGGGAACTTCTCAGCAGACCAAAAAAATAGATTATAGAAAACTTGCGGACCCAATCTTATATGATAGATTGAAAGAATTTGCTAAAGAAATGCGAAACAAACCAACAGAAGCAGAAAAAATGCTTTGGAATGTTTTAAGTAATAAACAATTAGATGAACATAAATTTAGAAGGCAGCATATAATAGGTCCATATATTACAGATTTTATTTGCTTAAAATTAAAGTTAGTTATTGAAATAGATGGACTAATACATCAATTACCAGAAAATAAAGAAAATGATAAACAACGAACAGAATGGTTAGAAAGTAAGGGGCTTTCTGTTGTTAGATTTACAAATGAAGATGTTTTATTTAATTTAGATAAAGTTATAGAAGTTATTCGCAAAAATGCGCAAGTTCCCCTTTCGGGGGCGGAGGGGGCAGGTAAAATTTTAATGGCGACTGTAAAAGGTGATGTGCATGATATTGGTAAAAATATTGTGAGTGTTGTTTTGGGTTGCAATAATTACCAAATTGTAGATTTAGGGGTCATGGTGCCACCAGAAAAAATCATTGAAACGGCAAAAAGAGAAAATGTTGATGTGATTGGTTTAAGCGGATTAATTACTCCTTCGTTAGATGAAATGGTTTATTTAGCCAAAGAAATGGAACGACAAAATTTTAAAATTCCTTTACTTATTGGTGGCGCAACCACATCTAAAGCGCATACTGCTGTGAAAATTGATACCCAATATAAAAACGCGGTAGTTCATGTAAATGATGCTTCGAGAGCTGTGACTGTGGTGGGTGATTTATTGAATAAGAAAACGAGCCATTTATATGTTGCAAAATTAAAAAAAGATTACGACGAATTTAGAGTTAAGTTTTTAAAGCGAGGAAAGGAAAAATCATACATTTCAATTGAAGAGGCGCGCAGGAGAAAATATAAAATTGATTGGAAAATGACTGAAATTAAAAAGCCAAAAGAGCTGGGGATTCAGGTTTTAAAGCAATTAAGTTTAAAAGAATTAGTGCCTTTTATAGATTGGAGTCCGTTTTTTAGAAGTTGGGATTTACACGGTAAATATCCATCTATTTTAACAGACAATATTGTTGGAGAGCAGGCAACGCAACTTTTTGAAGATGCTCAAAAAATGATGCAAGAAATCATTGCAAAACAGCTTTTAAAGCCAAAAGCAGTTTTTGGTCTGTTTGAAGCCAATACTGTAAATGATGATGATATTTCTGTTCAGAAAAAAGGAAAAGAAGTAGCCGTTTTTAGAACTTTACGTCAGCAATTAAAAAAGCGACCAGGCATTCCTAATATTGCTTTATCAGATTTTATAGCTCCAAAAGAAACAGGCAAAACAGATTATATGGGTTCTTTTTGTGTGGCAATTTTTGGGGCACAAGAATTGGCAGACAGTTATAAAGATAAAGAGGACGATTACAATGCGATTATGGCACAAGCCATTGCAGATAGATTTGCAGAAGCATTGGCCGAATATTTGCACAAACAAATTAGAACCAAACATTGGGGTTATGATGCAGATGAAGGTTTAACCAATGAAGATTTGATTAAAGAAAATTATAAAGGAATTCGCCCGGCACCGGGGTATCCAGCATGTCCGGATCATTTAGAAAAAGAAACAATTTGGGATTTGCTACAAGTAAGAGAAAACATAGGGGTTACGCTTACAGAAAGCTTGGCAATGTGGCCAGCAGCAGCGGTATCTGGTTATTATTTTGCGAATAAAGAAGCCAAATATTTTGGTTTAGGGAAAATTACGAACGATCAAGTGACTGATTTTGCAGAGCGAAAAGGAATTACAAAAGAGAAAGCAAGAAAGTGGTTGCATCCAACTCTGGCTGAAGAATAA
- a CDS encoding homocysteine S-methyltransferase family protein, with protein sequence MSNIYNALQERILVLDGAMGTMLQAYKFTEEDFRAERFKNYPTSLQGNNDLLSITQPEAIKTIHGKYFEAGADIIETNTFSGTTIAMADYQMEDLVYELNYQSAKIAKEVADEFTLKEPHKPRFVAGSIGPTNRTASMSPDVNDPGYRAVTFNDLRIAYKQQAEALIDGGVDLLLVETVFDTLNAKAALFAIEEVKEERNINIPIMLSGTITDASGRTLSGQTAEAFLISVSHIPLLSVGFNCALGANLLQPHLESIANKTDFAISAHPNAGLPNAFGEYDESPEEMGEQIEEYLKKDLINIIGGCCGTSPEHIRVIANIAAKYKPREAVILSAVERSY encoded by the coding sequence ATGTCGAATATATACAACGCTTTACAAGAGCGAATTTTAGTCTTAGATGGTGCCATGGGTACCATGTTGCAAGCTTATAAATTTACAGAAGAAGATTTTAGAGCAGAACGTTTTAAAAACTACCCAACTTCTTTGCAGGGTAATAATGATTTATTGTCTATTACCCAACCAGAAGCTATAAAAACCATTCATGGTAAATATTTTGAAGCGGGTGCAGATATCATAGAAACCAATACATTTTCTGGTACAACAATTGCCATGGCAGATTACCAAATGGAGGATTTAGTCTATGAATTAAACTATCAATCGGCTAAAATTGCCAAAGAAGTTGCAGACGAATTTACTCTCAAAGAACCCCATAAACCTCGTTTTGTAGCAGGTTCTATAGGGCCAACAAACAGAACAGCAAGTATGTCTCCAGATGTAAATGATCCAGGTTATAGAGCTGTAACATTTAACGATTTAAGAATCGCATATAAACAGCAAGCCGAAGCTTTAATTGATGGAGGAGTTGACCTGTTATTGGTAGAAACTGTTTTTGATACTTTAAACGCAAAAGCAGCATTATTTGCTATTGAAGAAGTAAAGGAAGAAAGAAATATCAACATTCCTATTATGTTAAGTGGCACTATTACAGATGCTTCTGGTAGAACATTGTCTGGGCAAACCGCAGAAGCTTTTTTGATTTCTGTTTCTCATATTCCTTTATTATCTGTCGGATTTAATTGTGCTTTGGGCGCTAATTTATTGCAACCTCACTTAGAATCCATCGCGAATAAAACAGATTTTGCCATTTCTGCACATCCCAATGCTGGTTTGCCAAATGCTTTTGGTGAATATGACGAATCTCCAGAAGAAATGGGAGAGCAAATAGAAGAGTATTTAAAGAAAGATTTAATTAATATTATTGGTGGGTGTTGCGGAACTTCGCCAGAGCATATTCGTGTAATTGCTAATATTGCAGCAAAATATAAACCACGTGAAGCTGTCATCTTGAGCGCAGTCGAAAGGTCTTATTAA
- a CDS encoding 2Fe-2S iron-sulfur cluster-binding protein: MQDINIKITDRNGETHELVAPTDMAMNLMEVIRSYELAEEGTIGICGGMAMCASCQCYILSDHKLPEISADEEAMLAEAFYVEDNSRLGCQIQITSELDGLEVELAPES, from the coding sequence ATGCAAGACATCAATATAAAAATAACGGATAGAAATGGTGAAACCCATGAGTTGGTGGCACCCACAGATATGGCAATGAATTTGATGGAGGTTATTCGCTCTTACGAATTAGCAGAGGAAGGTACCATCGGAATTTGTGGTGGAATGGCCATGTGTGCTTCTTGTCAATGTTATATATTATCTGATCATAAATTGCCAGAAATTTCAGCGGATGAAGAGGCCATGTTAGCAGAAGCTTTTTATGTAGAAGATAACAGTAGGCTAGGTTGTCAAATACAAATTACCTCTGAATTAGACGGATTAGAAGTGGAATTAGCTCCAGAATCCTAG
- a CDS encoding sugar porter family MFS transporter, with the protein MTKKLTLIAFVVSLGGFLFGFDAGIISGVMSYAGPEFNLSDLQSGWVVSSPSFAAMIAMLFSGRLSDKIGRKKMLLFVAFLYAISAVFSALAWSYEILYIARMIGGLAFGAALVLAPMYIAEISTAENRGKLVAIQQLNIVLGFFAAFLSNYFFNKYNTSGDTFLTDENVWRWMLGVELVPALLYFIFLFFVPRSPRWLYLREKYDEAKQVLHQIHGKVKAELEIASIDKNVQADKNKSPLKITDLLKPSLRFILMVGLVVGILQQITGINAVYFYATSIFKQTGIGTDAAFSSGILLSTITVIFTFIAMYLIDRMGRRPLLLIGTAGVAVSLLLCAYGFNQATYQLTENKVSQFDFQDSQKLLPLVDKVYDNDIDFKDDVKSVLGNRIYSKNDGSILEAATTMNANLVLIGILGFIACFAFSLGPVMWVLLSELYPIKYRGLAIGVIAFVNSLISSVVQLIFPWELSNLGNALTFFIFGIIALIGFLIFIKILPETKGKSLEELETAFIKN; encoded by the coding sequence ATGACCAAAAAATTAACATTAATAGCCTTTGTAGTTTCCTTAGGAGGATTTCTTTTCGGATTCGATGCAGGCATTATTTCGGGTGTAATGTCTTACGCAGGTCCTGAGTTTAATTTAAGTGATCTTCAATCTGGTTGGGTAGTTAGTTCGCCTTCTTTTGCAGCAATGATAGCCATGTTGTTTTCTGGAAGGTTAAGTGATAAAATAGGTAGGAAAAAGATGTTACTTTTCGTTGCTTTTTTATACGCAATTTCAGCTGTTTTTTCGGCATTAGCGTGGTCTTATGAAATACTCTATATCGCAAGAATGATCGGTGGTTTGGCTTTTGGAGCAGCCTTAGTATTGGCACCCATGTATATTGCAGAAATTTCTACCGCCGAAAACAGAGGAAAGCTGGTAGCTATTCAGCAATTAAATATAGTTCTTGGCTTTTTTGCAGCTTTTTTAAGTAATTATTTTTTTAATAAATACAATACTTCTGGTGATACTTTTTTAACAGATGAAAATGTTTGGAGATGGATGTTAGGAGTAGAACTAGTGCCTGCATTGTTGTATTTTATCTTTTTATTTTTTGTTCCTAGAAGTCCACGTTGGTTGTATTTACGAGAAAAATATGATGAAGCAAAACAGGTGTTACATCAAATTCATGGTAAAGTAAAAGCAGAATTAGAAATAGCTTCAATTGATAAAAATGTACAAGCAGATAAAAATAAATCACCTTTAAAAATTACAGATTTATTAAAACCTTCTTTACGTTTTATTTTAATGGTAGGATTAGTTGTTGGAATTTTGCAGCAAATTACAGGAATCAATGCTGTATATTTTTATGCAACATCCATATTTAAACAAACAGGAATTGGAACAGATGCTGCTTTTTCATCCGGAATTTTATTAAGCACAATTACAGTTATTTTTACTTTTATTGCGATGTATTTAATTGACAGAATGGGCAGAAGACCCTTGTTGTTAATTGGAACAGCTGGTGTAGCAGTAAGTTTATTATTATGCGCATATGGATTTAATCAAGCAACTTATCAACTAACTGAAAATAAAGTAAGTCAGTTTGATTTTCAAGATTCTCAAAAATTATTACCGTTAGTTGATAAAGTGTATGATAATGATATCGACTTTAAGGACGATGTAAAAAGTGTTTTAGGAAATAGAATTTACAGCAAAAATGACGGTAGTATTTTAGAAGCAGCAACCACTATGAATGCAAACTTAGTACTTATTGGTATTTTAGGTTTTATTGCTTGTTTTGCATTTTCTTTAGGGCCTGTTATGTGGGTGTTACTTTCTGAGTTATATCCTATTAAATATAGAGGATTAGCAATCGGTGTTATTGCATTTGTAAACTCTTTAATAAGTTCGGTTGTGCAACTTATTTTTCCTTGGGAATTGTCAAATTTAGGGAATGCACTCACCTTTTTTATCTTTGGAATCATCGCTTTAATAGGTTTTTTAATTTTTATAAAAATATTGCCAGAGACCAAAGGAAAATCTTTAGAAGAATTGGAAACAGCGTTTATAAAAAATTAG